In Arachis hypogaea cultivar Tifrunner chromosome 17, arahy.Tifrunner.gnm2.J5K5, whole genome shotgun sequence, a single window of DNA contains:
- the LOC112764164 gene encoding uncharacterized protein isoform X1, translating into MEPSPSMRYNLRSRGRIIGNRLLRLRRGVPVYNSSAKHHHQSCQKPCNPSVNKVRKPCGPSILRGTDDELGNQRPHHCKIRKEKRRQSRLCFMEKYRPYPFVAMQHYNRMLKEEEQYKVYDRGDGIMTAYKKVGVFHQLHILGVPKSFEYMQNSSDDDVPVKHFYARIHEAPKKNTHVDYCEPFEGEGPPLRGLDTSRIVPLCCKSCGLANGNAIKSRSLELSKQAKADGEDSDSDYWDGYSDPNAPKKEIRSALAEFRRRR; encoded by the exons ATGGAACCATCACCATCAATGCGATACAATCTGCGATCTCGTGGTCGTATAATCGGCAACCGCCTCTTGAGGTTACGCCGAGGAGTTCCAGTCTATAATAGCTCCGCAAAACATCATCACCAGTCTTG TCAAAAGCCTTGTAATCCCTCCGTTAATAAAGT ACGAAAGCCTTGTGGACCCTCAATACTTAGAGGCACTGATGACGAACTAGG AAATCAAAGGCCACATCATTGTAAGATTAGAAAAGA AAAACGGAGACAAAGTAGATTATGTTTTATGGAGAAGTATCGACCTTATCCATTTGTGGCAATGCAACACTACAACAGAATGCTAAAAGAG GAAGAACAGTACAAAGTTTATGATCGTGGAGATGGGATTATGACAGCTTACAAAAAAGTTGGTGTTTTTCATCAACTGCACATTTTGGGTGTGCCAAAATCTTTTGAATACATGCAGAACTCATCGGATGATGATGTTCCTGTTAAGCACTTTTATGCCCGGATCCATGAAGCACCCAAAAAGAATACTCATGTAGATTACTGTGAGCCTTTTGAAGGAGAAGGACCTCCATTGAGAG GTTTGGATACTAGCCGAATTGTTCCCTTGTGCTGTAAATCTTGTGGTCTTGCAAATGGGAATGCTATCAAGTCAAGATCATTAGAATTGAG CAAGCAAGCTAAAGCTGATGGAGAAGATTCGGATTCAGACTACTGGGA TGGTTACTCGGACCCTAATGCCCCTAAAAAAGAAATCAGATCAGCATTAGCAGAATTTAGGAGAAGGCGTTGA
- the LOC112764164 gene encoding uncharacterized protein isoform X2 has translation MIPGKLVTYIFFFLYVFPSQINFACNQSQKPCNPSVNKVRKPCGPSILRGTDDELGNQRPHHCKIRKEKRRQSRLCFMEKYRPYPFVAMQHYNRMLKEEEQYKVYDRGDGIMTAYKKVGVFHQLHILGVPKSFEYMQNSSDDDVPVKHFYARIHEAPKKNTHVDYCEPFEGEGPPLRGLDTSRIVPLCCKSCGLANGNAIKSRSLELSKQAKADGEDSDSDYWDGYSDPNAPKKEIRSALAEFRRRR, from the exons ATGATTCCTGGCAAATTAgtgacatatatattttttttcctttatgtTTTTCCTTCACAAATCAATTTTGCTTGCAATCAAAGTCAAAAGCCTTGTAATCCCTCCGTTAATAAAGT ACGAAAGCCTTGTGGACCCTCAATACTTAGAGGCACTGATGACGAACTAGG AAATCAAAGGCCACATCATTGTAAGATTAGAAAAGA AAAACGGAGACAAAGTAGATTATGTTTTATGGAGAAGTATCGACCTTATCCATTTGTGGCAATGCAACACTACAACAGAATGCTAAAAGAG GAAGAACAGTACAAAGTTTATGATCGTGGAGATGGGATTATGACAGCTTACAAAAAAGTTGGTGTTTTTCATCAACTGCACATTTTGGGTGTGCCAAAATCTTTTGAATACATGCAGAACTCATCGGATGATGATGTTCCTGTTAAGCACTTTTATGCCCGGATCCATGAAGCACCCAAAAAGAATACTCATGTAGATTACTGTGAGCCTTTTGAAGGAGAAGGACCTCCATTGAGAG GTTTGGATACTAGCCGAATTGTTCCCTTGTGCTGTAAATCTTGTGGTCTTGCAAATGGGAATGCTATCAAGTCAAGATCATTAGAATTGAG CAAGCAAGCTAAAGCTGATGGAGAAGATTCGGATTCAGACTACTGGGA TGGTTACTCGGACCCTAATGCCCCTAAAAAAGAAATCAGATCAGCATTAGCAGAATTTAGGAGAAGGCGTTGA